In Cryptomeria japonica chromosome 10, Sugi_1.0, whole genome shotgun sequence, a genomic segment contains:
- the LOC131859429 gene encoding uncharacterized protein At1g66480-like, with product MGNAAASSRAGRQVKVMKLDGEVLKFKSPITVDQLLQDYPNHVVLLSDAVRHVGVRARPLEGSTQLMPKQLYFLLEMPKIEAFRGPGRVRSGINMSAQSRLEAMLLARRSSSDITGLTSSSSPCAVSGNSSPMKGEDGSVRVKVRVSKAQLARLTLESENSSETAAKILDLCLDDAEPKKIESFSPNLVQNQGFETPRRSCTKTVKNRVRFHSDVPNAEVY from the exons ATGGGTAACGCGGCTGCATCATCCAGAGCAGGGCGCCAGGTGAAAGTAATGAAATTGGATGGCGAAGTTCTGAAGTTTAAGTCCCCCATAACGGTGGATCAGCTTCTGCAAGATTACCCAAATCATGTTGTGTTGCTCTCTGATGCTGTTCGTCATGTGGGCGTTCGAGCCAGGCCTCTGGAGGGATCCACACAGCTTATGCCCAAACAGCTATATTTTCTGCTCGAGATGCCCAAAATTGAGGCTTTTCGTGGCCCCGGGAGGGTTCGATCTGGGATCAACATGAGCGCCCAGTCGAGGCTGGAAGCCATGCTTTTGGCTCGGAGATCGAGCTCTGATATCACTGGCCTTACTTCTAGTTCTTCTCCTTGTGCAGTTTCTGGGAATTCCTCCCCCATGAAAGGGGAAGACGGATCCGTTAGGGTTAAAGTGAGAGTGAGCAAAGCCCAACTGGCTCGATTGACTCTGGAAAGCGAGAACAGTTCCGAAACTGCCGCAAAGATTCTGGACCTCTGCCTTGACGACGCAGAGCCCAAAAAAATTGAGTCTTTTAGCCCGAACTTGGttcaaaatcagggctttgaaACGCCCCGCCGATCCTGCACGAAAACTGTG AAAAACCGGGTGAGATTTCATTCTGATGTCCCAAACGCGGAAGTTTACTGA